A window of the Drosophila simulans strain w501 chromosome 2L, Prin_Dsim_3.1, whole genome shotgun sequence genome harbors these coding sequences:
- the LOC27207264 gene encoding transmembrane inner ear expressed protein: MDDDSDIFDEMWLESVVIAGFRVWHIIAAVLGVLLLIMIMVCCCIRFRIPRTKQEIEADYQRKQITKKFREKLQQIKNSEMDDMDLQKVCARIQSDYLNFQVSMESMNAKQNVKFKI; this comes from the exons ATGGATGACGATTCGGATATCTTCGATGAAATGTGGCTGGAAAGTGTGGTCATAGCGGGCTTCCGAGTGTGGCACATTATCGCCGCCGTGCTGGGTGTCCTCCTCCTAATAA TGATTATGGTATGCTGCTGCATTCGCTTCCGTATTCCGCGCACCAAGCAGGAAATCGAGGCGGACTACCAGCGCAAGCAGATCACAAAGAAGTTCCGCGAGAAGCTGCAGCAGATCAAGAACTCCGAAATGGACGACATGGACCTGCAGAAGG TGTGTGCCCGCATCCAGAGCGACTATCTCAACTTCCAGGTCAGCATGGAGAGCATGAACGCGAAGCAGAATGTTAAGTTTAAGATCTAA